In Nicotiana tabacum cultivar K326 chromosome 17, ASM71507v2, whole genome shotgun sequence, one DNA window encodes the following:
- the LOC107772729 gene encoding putative LRR receptor-like serine/threonine-protein kinase RFK1 isoform X1 yields MLPAKRGVLSWILAVNYYFLLLNLGESRVAQEEADILEQIAVTMGATHWKFNGELCQIEAVRVTTDRPSWSETDVKCNCSIGNDTLCHIVAITLKGINLPGVLPPELVKLPYIQQVDFAYNYLSGSIPAEWSSTQLNSISVLVNRLSGEIPKELGNITSLTYINLEGNQFSGIIPPELGKLINLKTLILSSNQLEGELPTSLSGLVNLTDFRISDNNLSGPIPDFIQNWKQLAKLELHASGLEGPIPSGISLLNMLTDLRISDIDGPMQEFPPLINMTGLVILVLRNCNLSGEIPGYIWQLKTIQTFDVSFNKLVGMIPDDISARTTLKFVFLSGNMFSGNVPDSILKNGINVDLSYNNFTWQGPDQPACRQNTNYYINLYKSSSAVSTLRNILPCTEDLTCPRYGCSLHVNCGGNDFTVKENNRQLDYEGDAQVEGGSARYFRSNKYWGFSSTGDFMDDANDQNTRFIESTQSTNLSELYSGARASPLSLTYFRYCLENGNYNVSLHFAEIIFKDDRTYYNLGRRVFDIYIQEKLVWKDFNIEEEARGVKRPVIRRFNATVTNSVLEIRLYWGGKGTTRIPLRGHYGALISAISVDSTFKFCSNEDRKTVIIYVIVGVLAACITFFVLSILWWKGYLCRKRKRRDLNGVELQMVCFTLKQIKAATKNFDASNKIGEGGFGPVYKGQLHDGTLVAVKQLSSQSKQGNREFLNEISTISCLQHPNLVKLHGCCIEADQLLLVYEYLDNNSLAGALFEDSRLTLDWPTRFRICLGIAKGLAFLHEESSQKIVHRDIKATNVLLDGQLNPKISDFGLAKLNEEEKTHISTRVAGTIGYMAPEYALWGYLTDKADVYSFGVVLLETVSGKNNNNYMPSNNSICLLDWACNLQQSGSIEELIDQRLGSDINKQEVERIVKVALLCTSATPSLRPIMSEVVGMLEGRISIPDEIPEANTYSNDLRFKAMKDFHQERQKQKLTGSQTQNTMTIQTDMGSSSTSTTNLFDSVQFQDQTDT; encoded by the exons ATGTTGCCTGCAAAAAGAGGTGTTCTTTCATGGATTCTTGCAGTGAACTACTACTTCTTGTTGTTAAATTTGGGTGAGTCAAGAGTTGCCCAAGAAGAAG CGGACATTCTGGAACAAATTGCCGTTACAATGGGAGCAACACACTGGAAGTTCAATGGTGAATTGTGCCAGATTGAAGCAGTCAGGGTGACAACTGATCGACCAAGTTGGTCCGAAACTGATGTTAAATGCAATTGCAGTATAGGAAATGATACTCTCTGCCACATAGTAGCTAT TACTCTTAAGGGCATAAATCTTCCTGGAGTTCTTCCACCTGAACTGGTAAAGCTTCCTTACATTCAACAAGT TGATTTTGCATACAATTACCTCAGTGGTAGTATACCAGCCGAATGGTCGTCAACCCAGTTAAATTCTAT CTCTGTTCTTGTGAACCGGTTGTCAGGGGAAATACCGAAGGAACTAGGAAACATTACCAGCCTTACCTATAT AAACCTTGAAGGGAACCAATTCTCAGGCATTATTCCTCCTGAACTAGGGAAATTGATTAACTTAAAGACACT GATATTGTCCTCCAACCAACTGGAGGGAGAGCTGCCAACATCACTGTCTGGACTTGTAAATTTAACAGATTT TAGGATAAGTGATAACAATCTCAGTGGGCCAATTCCAGATTTTATCCAGAATTGGAAACAACTTGCAAAATT AGAGCTGCATGCCTCCGGTCTAGAGGGTCCCATTCCATCAGGCATATCTCTCCTCAATATGTTAACCGATCT GAGGATTAGCGACATAGATGGACCAATGCAGGAATTTCCTCCTCTAATTAACATGACAGGCCTAGTGATACT GGTATTGAGAAACTGCAACCTTTCTGGAGAAATTCCTGGATATATTTGGCAATTGAAAACTATACAAACATT TGATGTTAGTTTCAACAAGCTGGTCGGAATGATTCCAGATGACATAAGTGCAAGAACAACGCTTAAATTTGT GTTTTTATCTGGTAACATGTTCAGTGGAAATGTACCTGACTCAATTTTGAAGAATGGAATAAATGT TGATCTTTCCTACAATAACTTTACTTGGCAAGGCCCTGACCAACCAGCGTGTCGGCAGAACAC GAATTATTACATCAACCTGTACAAGAGCTCTTCAGCAGTTAGCACTTT AAGGAATATTCTTCCTTGTACAGAGGATTTGACTTGTCCAAGAT ATGGGTGTTCCCTGCATGTGAACTGTGGAGGAAATGATTTCACTGTTAAAGAAAACAATAGACAACTTGATTATGAAGGAGATGCTCAGGTTGAAGGTGGTTCTGCTAGATATTTCCGCAGTAATAAGTACTGGGGATTTAGTAGCACTGGAGACTTCATGGATGATGCTAATGATCAGAATACACGTTTTATTGAATCTACACAATCAACAAACCTGTCTGAATTGTACAGTGGAGCACGGGCTTCTCCACTTTCACTTACTTATTTCCGTTATTGCTTGGAGAATGGGAATTACAATGTTAGTCTGCACTTCGCCGAGATAATATTCAAAGATGACCGTACATATTACAATCTTGGAAGGCGTGTCTTTGATATTTATATCCAG GAGAAATTAGTTTGGAAAGACTTTAATATTGAAGAGGAAGCTCGTGGAGTTAAAAGGCCTGTGATCAGACGTTTTAATGCCACTGTAACAAATAGTGTCTTAGAGATCCGACTTTACTGGGGTGGCAAGGGCACTACCCGCATTCCTCTTAGGGGACATTATGGCGCACTCATATCAGCCATCTCGGTCGACTCGA CTTTCAAATTCTGCTCAAACGAGGACAGAAAGACTGTAATAATTTATGTTATTGTTGGAGTTTTGGCTGCATGTATCACGTTTTTCGTATTGAGCATACTTTGGTGGAAAGGCTATCTATgcaggaaaaggaaaagaagag ATCTCAATGGTGTAGAGCTGCAGATGGTTTGCTTTactctaaaacaaataaaagCCGCCACTAAAAACTTTGATGCTTCAAACAAGATTGGAGAAGGTGGTTTTGGTCCAGTCTATAAG GGTCAATTACATGATGGTACGTTAGTAGCAGTGAAGCAGCTCTCCTCTCAATCAAAGCAAGGCAACCGTGAATTCTTGAATGAGATTAGTACGATTTCCTGTTTGCAACACCCGAATCTTGTTAAGCTTCATGGGTGCTGTATTGAAGCAGATCAGTTACTGCTTGTATATGAATACTTGGATAACAATAGCCTTGCTGGCGCTTTGTTTG AGGACAGCCGATTGACACTGGATTGGCCTACAAGGTTTAGGATCTGTCTCGGAATAGCAAAAGGTCTAGCTTTTCTACATGAGGAATCAAGCCAAAAAATTGTACATCGGGACATCAAAGCTACCAATGTGCTGCTGGATGGGCAGCTAAATCCGAAAATATCTGACTTTGGACTAGCTAAACTTAATGAAGAAGAGAAAACCCATATTAGTACTCGAGTTGCCGGAACAAT AGGATACATGGCACCAGAATATGCGCTCTGGGGTTATTTGACCGATAAAGCAGATGTTTACAGCTTCGGAGTTGTACTTCTGGAAACTGTCAGTGGAAAGAACAACAATAACTACATGCCGAGCAACAATAGCATTTGTCTCTTAGACTGG GCCTGTAACTTGCAACAAAGTGGGAGTATAGAGGAGCTCATAGATCAGAGATTGGGTTCTGATATTAACAAACAAGAAGTGGAAAGAATAGTAAAAGTGGCACTCTTGTGCACTAGCGCCACTCCCTCACTCAGGCCTATCATGTCCGAGGTAGTGGGTATGCTTGAAGGACGAATATCCATTCCCGATGAAATTCCAGAGGCAAATACATATTCTAATGATCTGAGATTTAAAGCAATGAAAGATTTTCATCAAGAGAGGCAAAAACAGAAGTTAACTGGAAGCCAAACTCAAAACACCATGACCATACAGACTGACATGGGTTCTTCTTCTACATCTACTACTAATCTCTTCGATTCAGTCCAATTTCAGGATCAAACAGACACataa
- the LOC107772729 gene encoding putative LRR receptor-like serine/threonine-protein kinase RFK1 isoform X2: MLPAKRGVLSWILAVNYYFLLLNLADILEQIAVTMGATHWKFNGELCQIEAVRVTTDRPSWSETDVKCNCSIGNDTLCHIVAITLKGINLPGVLPPELVKLPYIQQVDFAYNYLSGSIPAEWSSTQLNSISVLVNRLSGEIPKELGNITSLTYINLEGNQFSGIIPPELGKLINLKTLILSSNQLEGELPTSLSGLVNLTDFRISDNNLSGPIPDFIQNWKQLAKLELHASGLEGPIPSGISLLNMLTDLRISDIDGPMQEFPPLINMTGLVILVLRNCNLSGEIPGYIWQLKTIQTFDVSFNKLVGMIPDDISARTTLKFVFLSGNMFSGNVPDSILKNGINVDLSYNNFTWQGPDQPACRQNTNYYINLYKSSSAVSTLRNILPCTEDLTCPRYGCSLHVNCGGNDFTVKENNRQLDYEGDAQVEGGSARYFRSNKYWGFSSTGDFMDDANDQNTRFIESTQSTNLSELYSGARASPLSLTYFRYCLENGNYNVSLHFAEIIFKDDRTYYNLGRRVFDIYIQEKLVWKDFNIEEEARGVKRPVIRRFNATVTNSVLEIRLYWGGKGTTRIPLRGHYGALISAISVDSTFKFCSNEDRKTVIIYVIVGVLAACITFFVLSILWWKGYLCRKRKRRDLNGVELQMVCFTLKQIKAATKNFDASNKIGEGGFGPVYKGQLHDGTLVAVKQLSSQSKQGNREFLNEISTISCLQHPNLVKLHGCCIEADQLLLVYEYLDNNSLAGALFEDSRLTLDWPTRFRICLGIAKGLAFLHEESSQKIVHRDIKATNVLLDGQLNPKISDFGLAKLNEEEKTHISTRVAGTIGYMAPEYALWGYLTDKADVYSFGVVLLETVSGKNNNNYMPSNNSICLLDWACNLQQSGSIEELIDQRLGSDINKQEVERIVKVALLCTSATPSLRPIMSEVVGMLEGRISIPDEIPEANTYSNDLRFKAMKDFHQERQKQKLTGSQTQNTMTIQTDMGSSSTSTTNLFDSVQFQDQTDT, encoded by the exons ATGTTGCCTGCAAAAAGAGGTGTTCTTTCATGGATTCTTGCAGTGAACTACTACTTCTTGTTGTTAAATTTGG CGGACATTCTGGAACAAATTGCCGTTACAATGGGAGCAACACACTGGAAGTTCAATGGTGAATTGTGCCAGATTGAAGCAGTCAGGGTGACAACTGATCGACCAAGTTGGTCCGAAACTGATGTTAAATGCAATTGCAGTATAGGAAATGATACTCTCTGCCACATAGTAGCTAT TACTCTTAAGGGCATAAATCTTCCTGGAGTTCTTCCACCTGAACTGGTAAAGCTTCCTTACATTCAACAAGT TGATTTTGCATACAATTACCTCAGTGGTAGTATACCAGCCGAATGGTCGTCAACCCAGTTAAATTCTAT CTCTGTTCTTGTGAACCGGTTGTCAGGGGAAATACCGAAGGAACTAGGAAACATTACCAGCCTTACCTATAT AAACCTTGAAGGGAACCAATTCTCAGGCATTATTCCTCCTGAACTAGGGAAATTGATTAACTTAAAGACACT GATATTGTCCTCCAACCAACTGGAGGGAGAGCTGCCAACATCACTGTCTGGACTTGTAAATTTAACAGATTT TAGGATAAGTGATAACAATCTCAGTGGGCCAATTCCAGATTTTATCCAGAATTGGAAACAACTTGCAAAATT AGAGCTGCATGCCTCCGGTCTAGAGGGTCCCATTCCATCAGGCATATCTCTCCTCAATATGTTAACCGATCT GAGGATTAGCGACATAGATGGACCAATGCAGGAATTTCCTCCTCTAATTAACATGACAGGCCTAGTGATACT GGTATTGAGAAACTGCAACCTTTCTGGAGAAATTCCTGGATATATTTGGCAATTGAAAACTATACAAACATT TGATGTTAGTTTCAACAAGCTGGTCGGAATGATTCCAGATGACATAAGTGCAAGAACAACGCTTAAATTTGT GTTTTTATCTGGTAACATGTTCAGTGGAAATGTACCTGACTCAATTTTGAAGAATGGAATAAATGT TGATCTTTCCTACAATAACTTTACTTGGCAAGGCCCTGACCAACCAGCGTGTCGGCAGAACAC GAATTATTACATCAACCTGTACAAGAGCTCTTCAGCAGTTAGCACTTT AAGGAATATTCTTCCTTGTACAGAGGATTTGACTTGTCCAAGAT ATGGGTGTTCCCTGCATGTGAACTGTGGAGGAAATGATTTCACTGTTAAAGAAAACAATAGACAACTTGATTATGAAGGAGATGCTCAGGTTGAAGGTGGTTCTGCTAGATATTTCCGCAGTAATAAGTACTGGGGATTTAGTAGCACTGGAGACTTCATGGATGATGCTAATGATCAGAATACACGTTTTATTGAATCTACACAATCAACAAACCTGTCTGAATTGTACAGTGGAGCACGGGCTTCTCCACTTTCACTTACTTATTTCCGTTATTGCTTGGAGAATGGGAATTACAATGTTAGTCTGCACTTCGCCGAGATAATATTCAAAGATGACCGTACATATTACAATCTTGGAAGGCGTGTCTTTGATATTTATATCCAG GAGAAATTAGTTTGGAAAGACTTTAATATTGAAGAGGAAGCTCGTGGAGTTAAAAGGCCTGTGATCAGACGTTTTAATGCCACTGTAACAAATAGTGTCTTAGAGATCCGACTTTACTGGGGTGGCAAGGGCACTACCCGCATTCCTCTTAGGGGACATTATGGCGCACTCATATCAGCCATCTCGGTCGACTCGA CTTTCAAATTCTGCTCAAACGAGGACAGAAAGACTGTAATAATTTATGTTATTGTTGGAGTTTTGGCTGCATGTATCACGTTTTTCGTATTGAGCATACTTTGGTGGAAAGGCTATCTATgcaggaaaaggaaaagaagag ATCTCAATGGTGTAGAGCTGCAGATGGTTTGCTTTactctaaaacaaataaaagCCGCCACTAAAAACTTTGATGCTTCAAACAAGATTGGAGAAGGTGGTTTTGGTCCAGTCTATAAG GGTCAATTACATGATGGTACGTTAGTAGCAGTGAAGCAGCTCTCCTCTCAATCAAAGCAAGGCAACCGTGAATTCTTGAATGAGATTAGTACGATTTCCTGTTTGCAACACCCGAATCTTGTTAAGCTTCATGGGTGCTGTATTGAAGCAGATCAGTTACTGCTTGTATATGAATACTTGGATAACAATAGCCTTGCTGGCGCTTTGTTTG AGGACAGCCGATTGACACTGGATTGGCCTACAAGGTTTAGGATCTGTCTCGGAATAGCAAAAGGTCTAGCTTTTCTACATGAGGAATCAAGCCAAAAAATTGTACATCGGGACATCAAAGCTACCAATGTGCTGCTGGATGGGCAGCTAAATCCGAAAATATCTGACTTTGGACTAGCTAAACTTAATGAAGAAGAGAAAACCCATATTAGTACTCGAGTTGCCGGAACAAT AGGATACATGGCACCAGAATATGCGCTCTGGGGTTATTTGACCGATAAAGCAGATGTTTACAGCTTCGGAGTTGTACTTCTGGAAACTGTCAGTGGAAAGAACAACAATAACTACATGCCGAGCAACAATAGCATTTGTCTCTTAGACTGG GCCTGTAACTTGCAACAAAGTGGGAGTATAGAGGAGCTCATAGATCAGAGATTGGGTTCTGATATTAACAAACAAGAAGTGGAAAGAATAGTAAAAGTGGCACTCTTGTGCACTAGCGCCACTCCCTCACTCAGGCCTATCATGTCCGAGGTAGTGGGTATGCTTGAAGGACGAATATCCATTCCCGATGAAATTCCAGAGGCAAATACATATTCTAATGATCTGAGATTTAAAGCAATGAAAGATTTTCATCAAGAGAGGCAAAAACAGAAGTTAACTGGAAGCCAAACTCAAAACACCATGACCATACAGACTGACATGGGTTCTTCTTCTACATCTACTACTAATCTCTTCGATTCAGTCCAATTTCAGGATCAAACAGACACataa